In the Candidatus Dechloromonas phosphoritropha genome, GCTCCAGCAGCCAGGTGAGCAGGAGTTCCGCCGCGCGCAGGACGCCATAGGAGTAGTCGGAGGCAATCTCCAGCGCGAACCTGTTCGCCTTGGCCTGCGCCTCGCCCAGCGGGACCCCGAGACGGGTCGACTCCTCACTGATCGCCGTGCGCACCGGATCGCTGGCCAGCAACATCTCGATCTGCGTGTTGCGGTGGGAAAGGTCGGGGCCGATGGCCATTTCCCGCTGCCGCCGGAAATGCACGCGCAGCACACGCGACACCTTGCGCAGGGCCGCTGCGGCGTCGAGCGGGGTGGCCCTGCGCTGGACCAGTTCGCGCAAGGACAATGGCCGGTTGAAGCGCACCAGTGTCTGCCGCCCGTGCAACAGCACCGCAAGAAACTGGCGCAGCCGGCCCGGCGAGCGCCAGGTCTCGGCGAGCAGCGCCTTGAGGATGGATTCCTGCTTGTCGGGGCTGCGACCCCAGAGCACCACCACCGGCACCAACTGCACATCGAGGGTCGGGTCCGCCACCACCGCCCCCAGTTGGTCGACCAGCAGGCGGGAAGTTCCCGACGCGGAGCCCTGGCGACGCCGGTTGAGGAAGAACAGCGAACGCTTCGCCCTGACGCCGCCGAGCGCGAAAGGCGCCTCGGCCGGAGGCAGGCCTGCGCGTCGCGACTCTTCGAAAAGGACAAGCAGGTTCGATAGATGACGGTCCTGCAGAACATAGCAGACGGGTCGTGCCGGATCGATGTCCGCAGCCGCCTCGGCAAATACCGTCGTGCGCACCCAGGCATAGAGCAGGCGCTGCGCCAAAGGAACAAACCAGCCGGAAATGTCGATCAAGGCTCTCACCACCTCTCATGCAAGCACGGGGTACGGCCTGCCGACAGAGATTCTAATGGGAATTCGGGCCGGGAAACGGACAGTGATTGTCTGCAGCCAGTCTTGGGTCAATCTGCTGCGCCATTCCCGACGCCACGGTCGGCAAGGGCGGCGTGTACAACTAGAAGCAATTCTGGCTGGCCCTGATTCTCCAACTCAACTCGCGGTCGCAACCACACTCGGAGTCAAGCGTCGTTTGCTAAACCAGCATTTCTCTGAGCTGGCCCGGGCCATCTCAGATAAGCACAAACAGGCAGTTGCCATCCTCACAGCAGCAAACCGTGCCTCCAGGAATAAGCGCGCAAGAGCTATCATCACGAAAATATTTGATGGGCATCGCCCTATCAGCCGGAGGAAGATCTGGGCAGCGCTAGAGAATGAGGGGCTCACATTTGCCGATCCGGAGACAAGGCATACTGTTCGTGAGGTTATTGAAGAGTATCAGCATCAAACTTGCTCAGTATCGACAAAAATGGAAGACTGTTGATCGGCCTGATCGGTCATTCAATCCGTTACTCGGGAACGCCTGCTTATTGGCGCTAATCGCTCATTCGCCAATGTCTCTCGCTTCATAGCATCGTCCCGTCTCCCCTTTGGGCCCACGTAGGGACGAATCTCCAGGCATCTCTCATCCGGCCATGCAGTAAATCTGCGGCCGGCTCAAATTGACGTAGGTGCCCCCAGAAACGCTCGGAGTGGTTTGCCTCCAGCAGGTGGCAGAGTTCGTGCGTCATCACATAGCACACCAACTCGCGCGGCAGGAATAGCAGTTTGCAGTTCAGACTGATGCGTCCACTCGTCGCGCAACTGCCCCAGCGCGTACGCTGGTTCTTGATGGCCAGATCTGCATAACGCAAACCAGCAGGTTCAGCCAGATTCGCCAGCCACGGCGACAGCGCACTGGTGGCGTGACGGGCCAGCCAGCGTCGTAGCGCGGCGTGACATGCATCGACATCGTCCACCGTTCCAGCCACAACGATGCGCCCCGGTTGATCGGTACGCGCGCCGACCGTGCGGCTGCGCGTTGGCTTGTATTCCACGCGCCAGGATTCTGCCAGGGCCGGCAGGTCGAATGCCTGGGGGCGCGCAACAGGCCCCTTACCGATCAGGTGGCGCACGGCGTCGAAACCTGTAAGACGCTCTGCAATCCACTCGGCTTTCCCCGCCACCAAAGCCGCTAGTCTCTGGCGATCCAGGTTCTGTGGCGCCACGACCACCAGGCCCTCGCGAGCGCTGAGTTTCAGGCGCAGTGAGCGCGCCTTGGCCGAAGTCTGAATCGCATAGTCAATGGTTCGCCCATCGGGCAAGACCAGTTCAGCATGGCAAGCAACTTCACGCATCCGCGTCATTCACGCCCGCAGCGGCACCCGGCTTATAGTGCCGCCGTTTCAACACCTGCACCATGCTACCGATAAAGCCCATCGCGTCATCGGTCAATAAACCCGCCGCCGAGAATCGGGTGGCGATCATGAACAGCAGCCCGCGTGACAATTCCGGGTCCACCGTGCTGCTACTCCACCACCCGGGGAAGCAGTGCTTGTCGGCCTCGGCCAACGTGGCGGCGGCGATCTCGGCAGCCAACACATCGGTGATCGCAGCGTTGCGCGCCTTGGCCTTCAATGCCAACTGCTGGGCAATGGGGCGGTTGGCCTCCTCGACCGCAGCGCGAACCGCTTCGATGAGGTTTTCCAGCTCCTCTATCAGCGCGATGCCGGCCAAGGTGCCCGCACGCTTCTCGTCGATCAAGCGTTGCAATTTCTCAGAGAGCGGCTGGAATGCTTCATCCTGATCCAGCCGAATCCGCAACTCGGCCGACAGCATGGCCTCAATGTCGAGCGCCTTGGCATCCGGTTTCTTGTCCTTCAGTTTGGTCAGAAAATGCTCGTCCAGCACGTAGGTCGGGAATTCGGTTTCCAGTTCGTCGACGTCGATATGCTCGCGAATCAACTCGCGGGTGCGAGCGGCATCTTCTTCGGTTGCCTCAATGCTCTTGCTGGCATCGGGGTAAAACTTCTTCCGGTACAGCATGTAGAGCTTGGTTAGCCAGGCGTAGGGACGGACGAAATCGCGCAATTGCTCGTCAGGTTGCAGCGCCTCGTACAGCACGCGCAGGTTGCGGTAGCCAGTATCGAACTGCTTTTCGCTGCCATCGACATCACGCAGTATCTTCATTGCCGTGATAAAGGCGTCGTGCGAACCATCGCGCGGCACCGTGTCCTCGGGAAACAATGCCCAGACTTGCTGGAAGGTCTTGCGAAAGTGTTCGCGGATGGTGTCGAACGGAAAGGCCACATCGCCCAGTTCCTCGGGCTTGTAGTTCAGCGCCTCGTTCAGGTGGTCGAAGATGCCGTAGTAATCCAGTACCAGACCATGACCCTTCATCTCGTTGTAAGGCCGGTTCACCCGCGCGATGGTTTGCAGCAGCGAGTGGTTCAGCAGCTTTTTGTCGAGATATAGCGCTTGCAGGATCGGCGCATCGAAACCGGTCAACAGCATGTCGCACACGACCAGCATCTCGACCTTGCGATAGGGCTTGTCGCGGTGCTCGTCCTGCTCCGAGCGTGCCGGGATCAGGAACTCGTTGAGCAGCTTCTTCCGCTTCGCCTCGCCGAGATACAGCGCCTGAATCTCTTCAGGATCATTTTGTGGTGCCTCGGAGATGACGGCGGTGACTGCCTCGTTACCCAGTCGCTCGCGCAGGGCCGCCGCGTACAACTTGACCGCCTGCTTGTCCTTGCATACCAGCATGCCCTTGAAGCCATTGGGACGAACGTGTTCGGTGAAGTGTGAAACCACGTCATCGGCAATCTGGGCGATACGAGTCGGGTGAAACAGCAAGGCGTCCAGTCGCGCGCTGTCCGTGGTCAGCCTGTTCTGCTCTTCCTGCGGCAGATGGCCGAATTCGCGCTTGAAGGCCAGATCCAGCTTGGTGCCGTGCAGTTGCCAGTCGGTCACGCGCGGCTGCCAGTGAATCGGCTTCACCACGCCGTCGCGCAAAGCATCGGTCACCGTGTAAGGGCGACCCATGTAGCGCTCAATCTTGCCGTCGTCCTTGACATAGCCCCAGGCCTTGGGCGTGTTGTGGTCGTCGTTTTCGATGGGGGTGCCGGTGAAGCCGAACATCGATGCCCCCTCGACCGCCGAGCGCATGTAGGTGCCCAGGTCGCGCTCTTGCGAACGATGCGCCTCATCGGCCATCACGATCACGTTGGCGCGCTGTTTGGTGACCTGTTTTGGCATGCCCTCGAACAAATGCACCGTGGTCAAAATCACGCCGCGATAGTCACCGGAGAGCTTCGCTTCCAGATCGCGCTTGCTGGCGGCGACGTGTACGTTGTCGGTGCCGGTGGAATTCAACTCGCGATCCATCTGGTCGCCAAGTTGTTCGCGGTCCACCAGCAGGATGACGGTTGGCTGCTTCAGTTCCGGCGATTCCCACAGGTTGCGCGCGGCGTAGATCATCGTCAGCGTCTTGCCCGAACCCTGCGTGTGCCAGATCAGGCCGCGCCGCTTCTCGGCCGGCAGCGTCAGATCGGTGGCCCGGTTGAGGATGTCCTTCACCGCCAGATATTGCTGGTAGCGCACCACCGCCTTCTCGGTCTTGCCGTCCCGGGTAACGAAGACGATGAAGTGGCGGATGAAGTCGAGCAGATTGCTGCGGTCGAACAGCCCGTAGAGCGAGACCTTCATCTCGTCGTACTCGTCGATCTCGTGCGGCCATGGGTCGCGCCATTGCAACCAGAATTGCAAGCGACGTCCCGGCACGCCGTACATCATCCGGGTTTCGTTCACGCCGACGCCGTAGGCATTGGTATAGAAAAGCTGGTCGATCTCCTCGGCATACATGCCGAGTTGCTTGGCGCCCTCGCGCCAATCGGGCTTGGCTCTGCTGGCGGTCTTGGCCTCGATCACGATGATGGGAATGCCATTGATCAGCAGCACGATGTCCGGGCGGCGCGGCGAGCGGCCTTCCACCGGGAACTGGTTGGTCACCCACCAGTCGTTGGCATCCAGGTTCTCGTAGTCGATCAGGCGCACATCCTGCGCGTTCTCGGCGGCATCGAACTGGTAATTCACGCCGCCCTTCAGCCACGCCAGCCATTGCTTATTGTCGCGGCAACCGCGCAGCTTGGTGACGATCGCCTCGACTCGAGCGTCGTCGGTCAGCACCGCAGGGTTCAGTGCTTTGAGCTTCTGGCGCAGCAGCGGCAGAAGCAGCACCTCGCGCTCGTCGGGGCGGTATTCGCGCAGTTGCTCACGCGAGCGCCAGGTCCAACCCAGCTTGGTTGCCCTGAGATGCTCGATGATCTCGCGCTCGACGGTCGTTTCCTCGTTAAACAGCATGCGCACCGTATAGGACGGCGGCGCTTCCATCATTTCAGGCATGGACCACTCCTTCGGGGATGCGAATCTTGCCGGTGAGCAGGTTTTGCAGGAGGGAGCGCTTCACGTCTTCGAGTGCAGTGACCTTCTGCTGCATCGAAGCCACATTGTCCTCCGCAGCATCCAGGGTTTCGACGATGTCACGCTGCTCATCAACATTTGGGCGCTGAATCCAAACTCGCCGGAGACTGCGGCGGTTAATCGTGTTCAGGCCGCTACTGGTATTGCAGGTCGCATTCCAGTGGCGTTGTACACGGTCCGAGTTCAATACATACAGAAGGAATTTCGGAAGTATCTGCTCACCATCCGCACGCACTCTGAACAGATGGTTCTGGAACGTGGTCGCCACGCCTTGATCTTCAAATATTGCCGCGCGGCCGATCTCCATCGAATTTGCATGGCCCTCAATTACCAAGATGTCACCGGTTTCCAGAAGGCGTGTTCTTCGCTCTTCGTCGGAGAGTTCGAGGTAGCGTGCGTCTTCGTTGGAAATCGTTCCGCGCTGCACATGAGCAACGGTGAGATAGCGACAGCCGTTTTCCTTGGGCGCTCTGTCCTGATTCAATGTGACACCCGATCCAATGTCGGCAAGATCCTTGAGGGGCAACACTGTCCAATCATTCGGCAACGCCCCAACCTTGGTTACGACCTTGCTGCGTTGCTTGCGGTCAAGTTGACCGCTTATCAGTCCGGCTTCCAACGAACGCTTCAGATCGCGCGTTGCGTCCAGTTCAGCCCGCGCCTTGTTGATGGCGTCGTCGGCCAGTTTCAGGGTGGCTGCGATGCGGCGTTGCTCATCAAGTTCAGGCCACGGCAGCAGTAGGCGCTGATAATCCCGCCAGTTGAGGTTGCGCATCTGCGTAGACTGCTGTTGAGCACGCTCGACGATGCCGGTGCGCTGCAACTCAAAGAGTGCCCAGCCGAGGAACACGGGATCGACCATTTCCGGGTCTGGCCTCAATACCTGCACGAAGTTTGAAACCGTGGCCCCCGGCATATCCTTCTCGATGAAGCCGATGCGTCCCACTGGCTGCTCCGGGCCGCCGCCCGAACGCTCGACCAGCAGATCGCCTTTCTTCATGCCGAACTGCTCAGCTTTTTCCTTGGCGAAATAGCGCACCGCGACGTCGCTCATATCGAGCTGGCCGTCATTGGTGAAATTCGTTGAGCGCATCACCGATACGGCTTGTTCGCCATCGTCGTCGCCCCAATCACCAGCAAAATGCTCAGCAGTCAGTTCCCGGACCGACTTGGCCTGCCAGTCTGATGGAATATCGCCGAGGATGGTTTTGGCTCGGTGGGTCAGCATCCGCCGCGTCTTCCGCTGATGCTGGAAAGCAGAGATTGCAGGGCGTGCTGGGCGGTTTGGGCGGCTGCCGTCGCATCCGTTAGTTGTGTTGTTGCTTGTGCGAGTGGAAGCACCTTTTCCGGCTCGAACGTATCGACGTAGCGCGGCAGATTGAGATTGAACTCGTTTTCCTCGATCTCGCCACGATTGACCACGGTGAAGTAACGGCGCGCCTCTTCCTCATCGCCACAGATGCGCAATAGATCGGCGGCGGCTTCGCGCAGGTGCGTGGTCTCGCGCTCGGCGGCAAGCTTCACTTCCTGCTCGCGGGCATCACGCTCCTCCTTGAGCTTGCCCAGTTCCTTGACCGCCTTGGTGACTTGCTTGTGTCGTGCCTTGATGGCGTCGATCAGTTTCTTGCGCGCCGCTTCGAACTCCGTTTTCGCCGTGGCGCGCCGTCCCGCCAGCGCCGACTTTTCAGCACGGCCGGCAGCCGCGATTTCGTTTTCGATGCGCGCGACCTCGGCCTGCAAGGGGGTCAGCGGATGGAAATAGGGATGCTCGGGCGAGATGGCGTCTTTCACGGCCGGCAGCTTCAAATCCAGCGCGTCCAGGGTTGCCTGTTCGGCTTCCAGCCGCGACAAGGGCTCCAGCACCGGGCCGTAGGCATCCTCGATGTCCGCCAACCGGGTATCGCGCTGCACCTCGACTTCGCGGATCAATTGCGCTTCATGCTCGGCCACCCGACGACGGGCGGCTTTGAGATCGCCAAAGGCGCGCCAAGGCACGAGAATGCGCATCAGGTCCGAGGGGCGCAGCAGGTTCTGCGGATTGCCCTTCTGGAAATGGCGCGAGGCCCAGATCATCAGGATCTTGTCCCTGCGCGCCGCCGCCTTGGCTTTGTTGAGCAGGACGAGGCAGCCGGGCACGTTGTTGCCATAGAACAGCTTGCCCGGCAGCACGATGATGGCTTCGATCAGGTCCGCCTCGATGAAGCCGCGCCGGATGACGTATTCGGCATCGGCCTTCTGGTTCTGGCCATCCTCGGCTTCGGTCTGCGCGGGCTGCCCGCGGAACAGCACGCCCTGCGACATGACGACCATGCCCTGACCACCGACGCCAGTTTCAGGATCAGCATCCTTCAGGGATTTGACGATCTGCTGCAACCAGGCCCAGTCGCCATTGCTGGTCGGCGGCATGCCGAATGACAGTCGGCCGAACTTGTCGCCCGCCGCCACGGTGTCATAGCCCCAGTCCTCCAGCGAAAACGGCGGGTTCATGATGACGCGGTCAAACTGTTTGAGGCGGTTGTCGGCGGTGAGGTGGCGCGGGTCGCGCAGGCTGTCACCCTGCTTGTGCTCCCACACCGGGATGCCGTGCAGGATCATGTTGATACGCGAGATGTTGTAGGTGACGACGTTGGATTCCTGGCCGTGCAACTGCAACTGGCGCACATCGCCGCCGTGCTGGTTCACATGGCGGATGCACTGCAAGAGCAGGCCCCCAGAACCGCTGGCCCAGTCGCAGATCGATAGACCGGCCTTGGGTTGCAGCACTTCGGCCATGAGGAAACCGACCTCGGCCGGGGTGTAGAACTCGCCGCTGGACTTGCCCGCCTTGCTGGCGAAGTTGCGGATTAGGTATTCGTAGGCGTCGCCGAACAGGTCGTCGGAAACGTGGGCGCGGTCGAAGGTCTGGCTGCCGAAGTGATTGATCAGGTTGACCAGTTTGTCGCGTGGCAATTCGTCCTGCTTGTTGAAGTCGATCTTGCCAGTGAGGATGCCGTCGAAGTTGTTTTGCCGGTGGGCATTGGCGCGCTCGATGGCGAGCATGGCGTCGTTGAGCGCCTGGCCGAGCTGGCCCTTGGCGGTGCGCGCCACGGTGTTCCACGCAGCCGCATCAGGCACGATGAAGTGGTGGTTTTGCGGGTCGCGGGCCAGTAACTGCGCTTGTTCCATTGGCATGCCGGCGTTTGCCAGGGTCACCGCATGGGTGCGAACTTCTTCATCGAAGTAGTCGCTGATGCGTTTGTAGAACAGCAGCGCGAAGACATAGCCGCGAAATTCGGAATGGTCGGCGTTGCCGCGCAGGATATTGGCGGCGGTGTCGAGATAGCTTTCGAACTCGCCTTGCGTCATGCGCCGCGTCGGGCGGATGACGATGGGTGATTGGAGGGTGCCGAGGAGTTGGTCGAGGTTCATTGGTTATAAGTTCTGGAAGTCAGTGGCCGGACGGGTTTCGATTGTTCACTTGTGGAAGCCGACGCGGCCGGGCATAACAGCCAGCGGCCCCGAGGCGGTCAATTCGACGGCAAAGCGCGGATGGAAGGCTTGGCGCGTGACGGTGGCCGACCGGATGCGATCGAGGCGGTAGCTCCGCGATTCGCCTGAATTTGTCTTGACCCCGAAGAGCAACAGATCGCCAGCACTCGTGCGCCGCACCGAGTAGGGTTCGATGGTCGGGGCGCTGCGTTCGCCGTTCTCCCTGGTGTAGTCGATCTGCACACACAGATGATTCGCCGCCGCAAAGCGGATTGTCTCTAGCGAGCCGGCCTGGGCGCCCCAGGCTTGCACCATGGCAGGCGGCCGCCAGCCGTTATCGATTGCCGTGCGGCCGGAGGGGATTGCTGCCAATACCGGCGCAGCGGCCTGCTCGTTCAACCAGTCGAAGACCGCAGGAAGCTCCTGCCAGAACTCGTCGAACGGAGGGCAGACAGGAAGCTGATGGGCGAGCATCTGCTCCCACTCCACTTCGATGGCCACACGCTCTGGGCGGTCGGTGAGCGCGGCATAGGTCGGGACCGGAATACCCTTGAACTCGCACTTGCGCGCCAGCGTGCTGCGTACGAGCGCGCGATCGGGCTGCAGGTCTTGCCGGCGATACAGATGAACGACGTCGTAGAGGTCACGCGGACGCTGACGTTCGGCCAGGGCGCGCATCTTCTCGGCGAACACTTCCTCGAAGGAGTAGCTCAGGACGTGAATGCCGCCCTCCGGAAGATCGCTGTGGGGGTGGTGGACCGGCCTCTGCACTGGCGAGAGGACAAGCACTTCATCGGTCGCCAGATCCAGCTTGATGCGCGGTGGATCGCCGGCACGACCAAGGGGGCCGCGATATCCGACGCGACCCTGCGCCGACGTGCTGCCGCGCGGATTGGTGAAGACTTCGAACTTGCGCGCCTCGGGCGGGAGCTGCAGGCCGCAGGCGTCGTAGACCCAATCGCTGATCTCCGCGAACACTTCGGCGAGGAATGTTTCGTCGAGGTGCTCGGCATCCTGCAAGGTGAAGTCGAGGTCTTCGGAAAAACGGTAGGTCTCGAAATAGCACTTCTTCAGGCAGGTGCCGCCCTTGAACACCCAACGCGGACCAATGACCGGGTGCGCGGCGA is a window encoding:
- a CDS encoding M48 family metallopeptidase; the protein is MTRMREVACHAELVLPDGRTIDYAIQTSAKARSLRLKLSAREGLVVVAPQNLDRQRLAALVAGKAEWIAERLTGFDAVRHLIGKGPVARPQAFDLPALAESWRVEYKPTRSRTVGARTDQPGRIVVAGTVDDVDACHAALRRWLARHATSALSPWLANLAEPAGLRYADLAIKNQRTRWGSCATSGRISLNCKLLFLPRELVCYVMTHELCHLLEANHSERFWGHLRQFEPAADLLHGRMRDAWRFVPTWAQRGDGTML
- a CDS encoding type I restriction endonuclease subunit R is translated as MPEMMEAPPSYTVRMLFNEETTVEREIIEHLRATKLGWTWRSREQLREYRPDEREVLLLPLLRQKLKALNPAVLTDDARVEAIVTKLRGCRDNKQWLAWLKGGVNYQFDAAENAQDVRLIDYENLDANDWWVTNQFPVEGRSPRRPDIVLLINGIPIIVIEAKTASRAKPDWREGAKQLGMYAEEIDQLFYTNAYGVGVNETRMMYGVPGRRLQFWLQWRDPWPHEIDEYDEMKVSLYGLFDRSNLLDFIRHFIVFVTRDGKTEKAVVRYQQYLAVKDILNRATDLTLPAEKRRGLIWHTQGSGKTLTMIYAARNLWESPELKQPTVILLVDREQLGDQMDRELNSTGTDNVHVAASKRDLEAKLSGDYRGVILTTVHLFEGMPKQVTKQRANVIVMADEAHRSQERDLGTYMRSAVEGASMFGFTGTPIENDDHNTPKAWGYVKDDGKIERYMGRPYTVTDALRDGVVKPIHWQPRVTDWQLHGTKLDLAFKREFGHLPQEEQNRLTTDSARLDALLFHPTRIAQIADDVVSHFTEHVRPNGFKGMLVCKDKQAVKLYAAALRERLGNEAVTAVISEAPQNDPEEIQALYLGEAKRKKLLNEFLIPARSEQDEHRDKPYRKVEMLVVCDMLLTGFDAPILQALYLDKKLLNHSLLQTIARVNRPYNEMKGHGLVLDYYGIFDHLNEALNYKPEELGDVAFPFDTIREHFRKTFQQVWALFPEDTVPRDGSHDAFITAMKILRDVDGSEKQFDTGYRNLRVLYEALQPDEQLRDFVRPYAWLTKLYMLYRKKFYPDASKSIEATEEDAARTRELIREHIDVDELETEFPTYVLDEHFLTKLKDKKPDAKALDIEAMLSAELRIRLDQDEAFQPLSEKLQRLIDEKRAGTLAGIALIEELENLIEAVRAAVEEANRPIAQQLALKAKARNAAITDVLAAEIAAATLAEADKHCFPGWWSSSTVDPELSRGLLFMIATRFSAAGLLTDDAMGFIGSMVQVLKRRHYKPGAAAGVNDADA
- a CDS encoding restriction endonuclease subunit S, whose product is MLTHRAKTILGDIPSDWQAKSVRELTAEHFAGDWGDDDGEQAVSVMRSTNFTNDGQLDMSDVAVRYFAKEKAEQFGMKKGDLLVERSGGGPEQPVGRIGFIEKDMPGATVSNFVQVLRPDPEMVDPVFLGWALFELQRTGIVERAQQQSTQMRNLNWRDYQRLLLPWPELDEQRRIAATLKLADDAINKARAELDATRDLKRSLEAGLISGQLDRKQRSKVVTKVGALPNDWTVLPLKDLADIGSGVTLNQDRAPKENGCRYLTVAHVQRGTISNEDARYLELSDEERRTRLLETGDILVIEGHANSMEIGRAAIFEDQGVATTFQNHLFRVRADGEQILPKFLLYVLNSDRVQRHWNATCNTSSGLNTINRRSLRRVWIQRPNVDEQRDIVETLDAAEDNVASMQQKVTALEDVKRSLLQNLLTGKIRIPEGVVHA
- a CDS encoding N-6 DNA methylase, with the translated sequence MNLDQLLGTLQSPIVIRPTRRMTQGEFESYLDTAANILRGNADHSEFRGYVFALLFYKRISDYFDEEVRTHAVTLANAGMPMEQAQLLARDPQNHHFIVPDAAAWNTVARTAKGQLGQALNDAMLAIERANAHRQNNFDGILTGKIDFNKQDELPRDKLVNLINHFGSQTFDRAHVSDDLFGDAYEYLIRNFASKAGKSSGEFYTPAEVGFLMAEVLQPKAGLSICDWASGSGGLLLQCIRHVNQHGGDVRQLQLHGQESNVVTYNISRINMILHGIPVWEHKQGDSLRDPRHLTADNRLKQFDRVIMNPPFSLEDWGYDTVAAGDKFGRLSFGMPPTSNGDWAWLQQIVKSLKDADPETGVGGQGMVVMSQGVLFRGQPAQTEAEDGQNQKADAEYVIRRGFIEADLIEAIIVLPGKLFYGNNVPGCLVLLNKAKAAARRDKILMIWASRHFQKGNPQNLLRPSDLMRILVPWRAFGDLKAARRRVAEHEAQLIREVEVQRDTRLADIEDAYGPVLEPLSRLEAEQATLDALDLKLPAVKDAISPEHPYFHPLTPLQAEVARIENEIAAAGRAEKSALAGRRATAKTEFEAARKKLIDAIKARHKQVTKAVKELGKLKEERDAREQEVKLAAERETTHLREAAADLLRICGDEEEARRYFTVVNRGEIEENEFNLNLPRYVDTFEPEKVLPLAQATTQLTDATAAAQTAQHALQSLLSSISGRRGGC
- a CDS encoding nucleotidyl transferase AbiEii/AbiGii toxin family protein is translated as MIPKQEIMALAAELQLQAHVVEKDYALGWFLAGIAAHPVIGPRWVFKGGTCLKKCYFETYRFSEDLDFTLQDAEHLDETFLAEVFAEISDWVYDACGLQLPPEARKFEVFTNPRGSTSAQGRVGYRGPLGRAGDPPRIKLDLATDEVLVLSPVQRPVHHPHSDLPEGGIHVLSYSFEEVFAEKMRALAERQRPRDLYDVVHLYRRQDLQPDRALVRSTLARKCEFKGIPVPTYAALTDRPERVAIEVEWEQMLAHQLPVCPPFDEFWQELPAVFDWLNEQAAAPVLAAIPSGRTAIDNGWRPPAMVQAWGAQAGSLETIRFAAANHLCVQIDYTRENGERSAPTIEPYSVRRTSAGDLLLFGVKTNSGESRSYRLDRIRSATVTRQAFHPRFAVELTASGPLAVMPGRVGFHK